In one window of Gossypium hirsutum isolate 1008001.06 chromosome A01, Gossypium_hirsutum_v2.1, whole genome shotgun sequence DNA:
- the LOC107917941 gene encoding beta-1,2-xylosyltransferase isoform X1 yields the protein MSDKKHKTLAKQRNLFYCQTKVIETQSLNFSDMNKKHATLFKILLALFALNSITLYLYFSSSHHHNDNRRDTTAEGFPAIIPHRGPHLSKPWPIIPSYLPWSLTSNVPSKSCEAYFGNGFTKSADVLPAKAAVRSGSSWFRCHYSGTLRSSICEGGKIRMDPGKIKMSRGGEKLEDVIGRTEDEEMPEFEDGAFEVEAEVRGSRSKTKKLVGEEFLNEFLPVGNVMKHTMRELVRSIVVVGETDFTCQEWVEEPILLITRFEYANLFHTVTDWYSAYVSSRVTGLPNRPHLVFVDGHCETQLEETWKALFSSLRYAKNFSGPVCFRHAVLSPLGYETALFKGLSEDIDCQGASAHDLWQSPDDKKTARLSEFGEMIRDAFGFPVNRHHSDKAVSGHYNILFVRREDYLAHPRHRGKVESRLSNEQEVFDSLQKWASDHQECKVNLVNGLFAHMSMKEQVRAIQDASVIIGAHGAGLTHIVSATPNTVILEIISSFFRRPHFQLIAQWKGLEYHAINLDGSYANPGVVIDRLNKIMRSLGC from the exons ATGTCAGATAAAAAACACAAAACTCTTGCAAAGCAAAGAAATCTGTTTTATTGTCAAACGAAAGTCATCGAAACTCAATCCCTTAATTTCTCAGACATGAACAAGAAACACGCAACTCTTTTCAAGATTCTCTTAGCTCTCTTTGCTTTAAATTCCATCACACTTTACCTTTACTTCTCCTCCAGCCACCACCACAACGACAACCGCCGGGACACCACCGCTGAGGGTTTCCCCGCTATAATCCCACACCGTGGGCCTCATCTCTCAAAGCCCTGGCCGATCATCCCATCCTATCTCCCTTGGTCTTTGACCTCAAACGTACCTTCGAAGtcatgtgaagcttattttgggAATGGGTTCACAAAGTCAGCCGATGTTTTGCCGGCAAAAGCCGCCGTGAGATCCGGGTCAAGCTGGTTCAGGTGCCATTACTCGGGGACTTTAAGGAGTTCGATTTGTGAAGGTGGGAAGATAAGGATGGATCCCGGTAAGATTAAGATGTCGAGAGGAGGTGAAAAGCTGGAGGATGTTATTGGTAGAACTGAAGATGAAGAGATGCCTGAGTTTGAAGATGGAGCTTTTGAGGTCGAAGCTGAAGTAAGAGGATCCAGGTCAAAGACCAAGAAGCTTGTCGGGGAGGAGTTTTTGAACGAGTTCTTGCCTGTTGGGAATGTTATGAAACATACTATGAGGGAATTGGTGAGGTCAATTGTTGTTGTGGGTGAAACTGATTTCACTTGTCAAGAG TGGGTAGAGGAGCCTATACTTCTAATAACAAGATTCGAGTATGCAAACCTTTTCCACACCGTGACAGATTGGTACAGCGCTTATGTGTCTTCTAGGGTTACCGGCTTGCCGAACCGGCCGCATTTGGTCTTTGTGGATGGTCATTGTGAG ACACAATTAGAAGAAACATGGAAAGCATTGTTTTCAAGCCTTAGATATGCGAAAAACTTTAGTGGTCCGGTCTGTTTCCGCCATGCTGTTTTATCACCATTAGGATACGAGACTGCATTGTTTAAAGGGCTTAGCGAAGACATAGATTGTCAAGGTGCTTCTGCACATGATCTATGGCAAAGCCCCGATGACAAAAAAACTGCTCGGTTATCTGAGTTTGGAGAAATGATCAGAGACGCTTTTGGATTTCCTGTAAACAGACATCATTCTGATAAGGCAGTCTCGGGTCATTATAACATCCTCTTTGTCCGTCGAGAAGATTATTTAGCCCATCCACGCCATCGAGGTAAAGTTGAATCAAGACTAAGCAATGAACAAGAAGTGTTTGATTCACTACAGAAATGGGCATCTGATCATCAGGAATGCAAAGTAAACCTTGTCAACGGGTTATTTGCGCACATGTCCATGAAGGAACAGGTCAGAGCCATTCAGGATGCTTCGGTTATTATCGGTGCTCACGGTGCTGGTCTAACACATATAGTGTCTGCAACACCAAACACCGTGATTCTCGAAATTATTAGCAGCTTTTTCAGACGGCCTCACTTTCAATTGATCGCCCAATGGAAAGGATTGGAATATCATGCCATTAACCTTGACGGATCGTATGCCAATCCAGGAGTTGTCATCGATCGGCTTAACAAGATAATGAGGAGTCTCGGGTGctaa
- the LOC107917941 gene encoding beta-1,2-xylosyltransferase isoform X2: MSDKKHKTLAKQRNLFYCQTKVIETQSLNFSDMNKKHATLFKILLALFALNSITLYLYFSSSHHHNDNRRDTTAEGFPAIIPHRGPHLSKPWPIIPSYLPWSLTSNVPSKSCEAYFGNGFTKSADVLPAKAAVRSGSSWFRCHYSGTLRSSICEGGKIRMDPGKIKMSRGGEKLEDVIGRTEDEEMPEFEDGAFEVEAEVRGSRSKTKKLVGEEFLNEFLPVGNVMKHTMRELVRSIVVVGETDFTCQETQLEETWKALFSSLRYAKNFSGPVCFRHAVLSPLGYETALFKGLSEDIDCQGASAHDLWQSPDDKKTARLSEFGEMIRDAFGFPVNRHHSDKAVSGHYNILFVRREDYLAHPRHRGKVESRLSNEQEVFDSLQKWASDHQECKVNLVNGLFAHMSMKEQVRAIQDASVIIGAHGAGLTHIVSATPNTVILEIISSFFRRPHFQLIAQWKGLEYHAINLDGSYANPGVVIDRLNKIMRSLGC, encoded by the exons ATGTCAGATAAAAAACACAAAACTCTTGCAAAGCAAAGAAATCTGTTTTATTGTCAAACGAAAGTCATCGAAACTCAATCCCTTAATTTCTCAGACATGAACAAGAAACACGCAACTCTTTTCAAGATTCTCTTAGCTCTCTTTGCTTTAAATTCCATCACACTTTACCTTTACTTCTCCTCCAGCCACCACCACAACGACAACCGCCGGGACACCACCGCTGAGGGTTTCCCCGCTATAATCCCACACCGTGGGCCTCATCTCTCAAAGCCCTGGCCGATCATCCCATCCTATCTCCCTTGGTCTTTGACCTCAAACGTACCTTCGAAGtcatgtgaagcttattttgggAATGGGTTCACAAAGTCAGCCGATGTTTTGCCGGCAAAAGCCGCCGTGAGATCCGGGTCAAGCTGGTTCAGGTGCCATTACTCGGGGACTTTAAGGAGTTCGATTTGTGAAGGTGGGAAGATAAGGATGGATCCCGGTAAGATTAAGATGTCGAGAGGAGGTGAAAAGCTGGAGGATGTTATTGGTAGAACTGAAGATGAAGAGATGCCTGAGTTTGAAGATGGAGCTTTTGAGGTCGAAGCTGAAGTAAGAGGATCCAGGTCAAAGACCAAGAAGCTTGTCGGGGAGGAGTTTTTGAACGAGTTCTTGCCTGTTGGGAATGTTATGAAACATACTATGAGGGAATTGGTGAGGTCAATTGTTGTTGTGGGTGAAACTGATTTCACTTGTCAAGAG ACACAATTAGAAGAAACATGGAAAGCATTGTTTTCAAGCCTTAGATATGCGAAAAACTTTAGTGGTCCGGTCTGTTTCCGCCATGCTGTTTTATCACCATTAGGATACGAGACTGCATTGTTTAAAGGGCTTAGCGAAGACATAGATTGTCAAGGTGCTTCTGCACATGATCTATGGCAAAGCCCCGATGACAAAAAAACTGCTCGGTTATCTGAGTTTGGAGAAATGATCAGAGACGCTTTTGGATTTCCTGTAAACAGACATCATTCTGATAAGGCAGTCTCGGGTCATTATAACATCCTCTTTGTCCGTCGAGAAGATTATTTAGCCCATCCACGCCATCGAGGTAAAGTTGAATCAAGACTAAGCAATGAACAAGAAGTGTTTGATTCACTACAGAAATGGGCATCTGATCATCAGGAATGCAAAGTAAACCTTGTCAACGGGTTATTTGCGCACATGTCCATGAAGGAACAGGTCAGAGCCATTCAGGATGCTTCGGTTATTATCGGTGCTCACGGTGCTGGTCTAACACATATAGTGTCTGCAACACCAAACACCGTGATTCTCGAAATTATTAGCAGCTTTTTCAGACGGCCTCACTTTCAATTGATCGCCCAATGGAAAGGATTGGAATATCATGCCATTAACCTTGACGGATCGTATGCCAATCCAGGAGTTGTCATCGATCGGCTTAACAAGATAATGAGGAGTCTCGGGTGctaa